A region from the Bradyrhizobium erythrophlei genome encodes:
- a CDS encoding helix-turn-helix domain-containing protein, translated as MVSGPPLWLPQREPPPKSGGEHIVPDGFSRSIRPAAAVADLVEAIWDWDIPDSDAATAFTIKVPPSTAPYFVVQYRTLTHCRWQLGDDSYDHKNYGHVLTQTQSGSFAISPRGPLGVITVRLKPEAASRLARASMHELMNVKIGLRNIFRDRDIALLEERVMESGSSRERIACVERFLFQNLGQDREDPVFSRASSWLRRNPGLRIRKLASLLDLSERQLSRGFRATFGTSPKQYARLARIEKVVAARKNGLGWADVAYACGFVDQAHLIHDFGTIVGGTPAEFFGTTLRWGLRGTEAAPGMADSYNPFIV; from the coding sequence GTGGTATCCGGACCACCTCTCTGGCTTCCGCAACGGGAGCCGCCACCCAAATCGGGCGGCGAACACATCGTTCCCGACGGCTTTTCGAGGAGCATCCGGCCCGCCGCCGCCGTTGCCGACCTCGTCGAGGCAATCTGGGATTGGGACATTCCGGACAGCGATGCGGCGACGGCCTTTACGATCAAGGTGCCGCCGAGCACCGCGCCGTATTTCGTCGTTCAATACCGCACGCTGACGCATTGCAGATGGCAACTTGGCGACGACAGTTACGATCACAAAAACTACGGCCATGTGCTGACCCAGACCCAGAGCGGAAGCTTTGCGATCAGTCCTCGCGGTCCGCTTGGTGTCATCACCGTCCGGCTCAAGCCCGAGGCGGCCTCCCGGCTGGCGCGGGCGTCCATGCATGAGCTCATGAACGTCAAGATCGGACTGCGCAACATTTTCAGGGATCGCGATATCGCCCTGCTGGAGGAAAGGGTGATGGAGTCAGGCAGCAGCCGCGAACGGATCGCCTGCGTCGAACGTTTTCTCTTTCAGAATCTGGGTCAGGACCGCGAAGATCCGGTTTTTTCCCGCGCTTCCTCGTGGCTGCGTCGCAATCCGGGCCTGCGCATACGAAAACTCGCCTCGCTATTGGATCTCAGCGAGCGGCAGCTGTCACGCGGTTTTCGCGCGACATTCGGCACCAGCCCTAAACAATATGCGCGACTGGCACGGATCGAAAAGGTTGTCGCCGCGCGGAAAAACGGCCTAGGTTGGGCGGATGTCGCATATGCCTGCGGCTTTGTCGATCAGGCGCACTTGATCCATGATTTCGGCACGATCGTGGGCGGAACGCCGGCCGAGTTCTTCGGTACGACACTGCGGTGGGGATTACGCGGCACGGAAGCGGCGCCGGGCATGGCCGATTCTTACAATCCATTCATCGTCTAG
- a CDS encoding response regulator: protein MLTKVEPSRIVATDCSSSHILVVDDDPAVRHLISDYFGQYGIQTVSATSRSGVARQLAGGDTSAIILDLHLGHDNGLDLLREIRSSSDVPVILLSGRSRDEVDCVVGLELGADDYLTKPFGIRELYARFRAVRRSRVNRGLLRTSEVERGGYKFGGWRLDRRSRRLIDPQERLVALSKGEYALLLAFLDASERPLSREHLLQATRLHDEDVFDRSIDVQVLRLRRKLEADPKAPRVIKTERGVGYVFAIPVEQSHLADWRSVPQSR from the coding sequence ATGTTGACCAAGGTCGAGCCCAGCCGCATTGTGGCCACCGACTGCAGCTCAAGCCATATCCTTGTCGTGGATGACGATCCGGCGGTCCGACATCTGATCTCGGATTATTTCGGGCAGTACGGCATACAGACCGTTTCGGCGACGAGCCGGTCGGGGGTGGCCCGTCAATTAGCTGGCGGGGACACAAGCGCGATCATTCTCGACCTTCACCTCGGCCACGACAATGGGCTCGATCTGCTCCGGGAAATTCGTTCCAGTTCGGACGTCCCGGTCATTCTTCTGTCAGGTCGCTCCCGCGATGAAGTTGACTGTGTGGTCGGACTCGAACTCGGTGCCGACGACTACCTCACCAAGCCGTTCGGTATCCGCGAATTGTATGCCCGGTTTCGCGCCGTGCGGCGGAGCCGTGTGAACAGAGGGTTATTGCGCACCAGCGAGGTGGAGCGGGGCGGATACAAGTTCGGCGGGTGGCGGCTAGATCGTCGCAGCCGGCGCCTGATCGATCCGCAGGAACGGCTGGTTGCCTTAAGCAAGGGCGAGTACGCTCTGCTGCTGGCCTTCCTCGATGCGTCGGAGCGGCCGCTTTCGCGCGAGCATCTATTGCAGGCGACCCGGCTTCACGACGAAGACGTCTTCGATCGCAGCATCGATGTACAGGTGCTGCGGCTGCGGCGCAAACTGGAAGCAGACCCGAAGGCGCCACGTGTCATCAAGACCGAACGCGGCGTCGGCTATGTCTTTGCAATTCCCGTCGAACAAAGCCACTTGGCGGATTGGCGCAGCGTACCGCAAAGTCGCTAA
- a CDS encoding response regulator: MPGDTGEVGHILVVDDDAMVRQTITNYLEEHNVPAASVSCRQDLSCHLEKAHPSLILLDLRLGQEDGLDVLKEIRSHSNVPIIIMTGHSREEVDRVVGLELGADDYLVKPFSLRELLARVRAVLRRHETGRAARARDPERGGYRFNGWSLERRTRRLANPDGAPVLLTKSEYALLLAFLKAPQRPLTREMLLQATRVRDDIFDRSIDVQVLRLRRKLEIEPNAPRVIETERGVGYIFTAIVKPF, from the coding sequence ATGCCCGGCGACACCGGCGAGGTGGGCCACATCCTTGTAGTCGATGACGACGCGATGGTGCGGCAGACGATCACCAATTATTTGGAAGAACACAATGTGCCGGCAGCTTCCGTGTCGTGCCGGCAGGACTTGAGCTGCCACCTCGAAAAGGCACATCCTAGCTTGATCCTTCTGGATCTGCGGCTCGGCCAAGAGGACGGGCTGGACGTCTTGAAAGAGATCCGGTCTCATTCAAACGTCCCTATCATCATCATGACAGGCCACAGCCGTGAGGAGGTGGACCGCGTGGTGGGTCTCGAACTCGGTGCGGACGACTACTTGGTGAAGCCGTTCAGCCTCAGGGAGTTGCTGGCGCGCGTCCGCGCCGTCTTACGGCGGCACGAAACGGGCCGCGCAGCGCGAGCCCGCGACCCGGAGAGGGGCGGGTACCGGTTTAATGGCTGGTCGCTTGAACGTCGCACCCGTCGCCTCGCCAATCCGGACGGCGCGCCGGTTTTGCTGACCAAAAGCGAATACGCCTTGCTGCTCGCGTTTCTCAAAGCTCCACAACGGCCGCTCACGCGGGAGATGCTTCTTCAAGCAACGCGAGTCCGCGACGACATTTTCGACCGAAGCATCGATGTCCAAGTCTTGCGTTTGCGACGCAAGCTCGAGATCGAGCCGAATGCGCCACGTGTAATCGAGACAGAGCGCGGCGTTGGCTATATCTTTACGGCTATAGTCAAGCCGTTTTGA
- a CDS encoding DUF6624 domain-containing protein: MAEHDRKVSDELAASGALYEGYDPRMAAVHEKNALRLRAIMAQIGWPTERLVGKRAADAAWLIAQHAIAHPEFQRSCLKLLAAAAHEHLVPAWQPAMLEDRIRVFEGRPQLYGTQLEPDAHGNMRPHTIEDPDGVDERRRAVSLEPLAEILARAKPQPLPADRKRFEHDYHEWLIAVGWRTRPQSWSKGPA, encoded by the coding sequence ATGGCAGAGCACGACCGAAAGGTCAGTGACGAGCTGGCGGCGTCGGGAGCGCTGTACGAGGGCTATGATCCACGTATGGCCGCCGTTCACGAGAAGAATGCGCTGCGGCTCCGGGCGATCATGGCCCAGATCGGATGGCCGACGGAGCGCCTGGTCGGCAAACGAGCCGCGGACGCCGCCTGGCTGATCGCCCAGCACGCCATCGCGCACCCGGAATTTCAGCGCTCGTGCCTTAAGCTCCTTGCTGCGGCCGCGCACGAGCACTTGGTCCCAGCTTGGCAGCCGGCCATGCTGGAGGACAGGATCCGTGTGTTCGAAGGTAGGCCGCAGCTCTACGGCACCCAGCTTGAGCCCGACGCGCACGGCAACATGCGGCCCCACACGATCGAGGATCCGGACGGAGTGGACGAACGACGTCGCGCGGTAAGTCTCGAACCGCTCGCTGAAATACTTGCTCGTGCTAAACCGCAACCGCTGCCAGCCGACCGTAAACGGTTCGAGCACGACTATCACGAGTGGCTCATTGCGGTCGGTTGGCGCACACGCCCCCAGTCGTGGAGTAAGGGGCCAGCATGA